A stretch of DNA from Sphingomonas sp. SORGH_AS_0879:
GACATCGGCGGGGCCATGGACCGCGAAAGCGTCGCCCACCGGCTGTCCGGTGGCGGCGTCGATCGAACGGAAATCGGTCATAGGGGAAGCTCCTTTATATTACTCCGACATATTGATTTGACGGAGCGATGGCAATGTTAAACGTTGTGCGCGAAGATAGGGGCGGAGAGGTAAGACACGCGATGACCGACACCAAGATGCAGGACATGCCGCCCGGCCAGGACGTAGAATCGGGGGATGACGCGATCACGACACCGGCCCGCGCACGGCGCGGCACGGGCCGTCGCCTGCACGGCGCGATCGCGCACAAGCTGGGCGCGGCGATCGTTTCGGGCGAGTACCGCCCCGGCGACACACTGTCGGGCGAGGTCGCTTTTTCCGAGGCGCTCGACGTGTCGCGCAGCGCGTACCGCGAGGCGGTACAGGTGCTGAGCGCCAAGGGGCTGGTCGAAAGTCGCCCCAAGACGGGCACACGTGTCCTGCCGCGCAACCGCTGGAACCTGCTCGACCCCGATGTGCTGGCCTGGGCCTTTTCCGGCGAGCCGGACATTCATTTCGTGCGCAGCCTGTTCGAGTTGCGCGCGATCGTGGAGCCCGCCGCTGCGCGGCTGGCGGCGGAGCGGCGCGACAAGGCCGATCTGAAGGAAATGCGCGATGCGCTGGCCGCGATGCGCCGCCACACGCTGGCGACCGAGGCGGGACGCGCCGCCGACCGGGATTTCCACAATGCGGTGCTGGCCGCGACCCGCAACGACGCGCTGGTCGTGCTGACCGCCAGTATCGGCGCGGCGGTCGCCTGGACCACCCAGTTCAAGCAACGATCGCGCGCGCTGCCCCGCAATCCGGTGCCCGACCATGTGAAGGTCTATGACGCGATCGCGGCGGGCGATGTGGAGGCGGCAGGAGAGGCCATGCGGCTGCTCGTCGATCTGGCGCTGGAGGATACCCGCAGCGCGATGGAGAAATAAGCGGCCCGCTCCCCTCGAAGGAGCGGGCCACCCGAGATGCCGGGTTCGGGAAAGGGGATTCTCAGGGCGGATCGCGATTCTTCTCATTCCTCCCCTGCAAGGATTCCTCTGCAAAACTCCCGCCAGCACCATCCCGGCGAAGGCCGGGATCCAGTTGCGGAACGATGATAAATGCCTCTCATCGCTTCCAAACTGGACCCCGGCCTCCGCCGGGGTGGTCGATGTTCATGGGCGGCGTCCCGACTTTCGCAGAGGAATCCTGATAGGGGAGGGGGACCATGCGAAGCATGGTGGAGGGGTGTCCCCGGTTGTTGTTGCAGTCCAACCTCTCACGCCGAGACACCCCTCCGTCAGGCCCTCCGGCCTGCCACCTCCCCTGCAAGGGGAGGAATAAGGGAGTGTCGATCAGCTCTCAGATCACCGCCCGGTGAAGCGGCTTGGCCGGAACCTCGACACGGAAGGTGAAGATATCGCCCGCCTGGATCTGTTCGGCCAGTTGTTCCTCCGACAGACCCTGCCGCGCGGTGGTGGCATAGGCGGTGCGGCCGTCCGGGCCGCCGAGCGCGATCTTGGTGATGTTGGAGACGGGGAAGCGCACCTCGTCGGTCATCACGCCGTCGGGGCCATAACGCCGCGCCGCCGATCCGCCGAAGAAACCGACCCACACGCCGCCTTCGCAATCGCAGATCGCGCCATCGGGATGGCCGTCCGCTTCGCCGAAGCGCGCGAACTCGGTCGCGGGGCCAAGCGTCCCGTCGCTGAGGATCGGATGCGACAGGATCACCTTGCCCAGCGTATCGACATGATAGAGCGTCGAATCATCAGGCGAGATCGCGGGACCGTTGGTGATGCACACCGGATCGGCGGCGGTCGGCTCGACCAGACCCGCCGTCCAGCGGAACAGCCGGCCCGACAGCGCGGCCTCGTCATTGTCCATCGTGCCGAACCAGATACGCCCCTGCCCATCGACACCGGCATCGTTCAGGCGGTTGGCGGGCAGATGCGCATCGACCTCGGCCAGCCGTTCGAACCCGCCGGTCGCGGGGTCGAAATGATGCGGGCCCGACTTCAGCCCCGCGACGAAGCCGCCGCGCTTCGCCGGGACCACCCAGCCGACCATTTCGGGCGAGGCCCAGTGATCGAGCGTGCCCGCCACGGGATCGTGCCGGTAGATGCGCTGCTGCTTGATATCGACGAACCAGAGCGCCTCATCGACCCAGATCGGGCCTTCGCCCAGCGTCGCGCCCACCGTCAGGCAATGTTCGGCCTGCTGCATCTGCATCACTCTCTCCTGCTTGCTCTCGCCCGGTCGGTCAGCGCCAGCCGGCGTCGAT
This window harbors:
- a CDS encoding SMP-30/gluconolactonase/LRE family protein, producing the protein MQMQQAEHCLTVGATLGEGPIWVDEALWFVDIKQQRIYRHDPVAGTLDHWASPEMVGWVVPAKRGGFVAGLKSGPHHFDPATGGFERLAEVDAHLPANRLNDAGVDGQGRIWFGTMDNDEAALSGRLFRWTAGLVEPTAADPVCITNGPAISPDDSTLYHVDTLGKVILSHPILSDGTLGPATEFARFGEADGHPDGAICDCEGGVWVGFFGGSAARRYGPDGVMTDEVRFPVSNITKIALGGPDGRTAYATTARQGLSEEQLAEQIQAGDIFTFRVEVPAKPLHRAVI
- a CDS encoding FadR/GntR family transcriptional regulator, which translates into the protein MPPGQDVESGDDAITTPARARRGTGRRLHGAIAHKLGAAIVSGEYRPGDTLSGEVAFSEALDVSRSAYREAVQVLSAKGLVESRPKTGTRVLPRNRWNLLDPDVLAWAFSGEPDIHFVRSLFELRAIVEPAAARLAAERRDKADLKEMRDALAAMRRHTLATEAGRAADRDFHNAVLAATRNDALVVLTASIGAAVAWTTQFKQRSRALPRNPVPDHVKVYDAIAAGDVEAAGEAMRLLVDLALEDTRSAMEK